From the genome of Trichosurus vulpecula isolate mTriVul1 chromosome 6, mTriVul1.pri, whole genome shotgun sequence:
GGAGGACATGAGAGGGAATGGGATCAGGCAGTGTGGAGAGAGGCTGACCTGGGCAAGCGAAACAGCCACCTCTTTGTCAGAAAATGAGCAAAGGGAGGAGATGGGCTGGGCTCTAACATCAAGAGGTTTTGCAGTGAACGGAATGAGAGAAGGAGGTGCCCTTGTTATGTAGTTTCAGTTTTCACAGTAAAGTAAGGGTTGAGGTTCTCGGCTGAGTGAAAGGCTTGAGGACAGAAAAGGTTTGGAACATCTGTTGTGGGGAGTGAGGTGGGTCTCAATTAGGGGGTATAAAAGACTGCCTTATTGTAGTGAGGGTCCAGTGAAGCTGGATAACTTGGACATATAATACACCTATTCGGCACGGTTAGGGGGTGCCTGAAGGTTCAGCAAATGCTATTGAGGCAGACCAAAAAGTCAGTGACATGGTGGGGAGCTGGGACTCAGTGAGAGCAAGGTGATGGAAAGAGcccctacatggaaagaaaacTCATCCACTGTGGGTCAGGGATCCCAGGGGGTGCATTAGAAAGGCTGAGTGGGGTTGGAGTGGgatgggtgggggcagggtggtgCTGGGAGGGTTGTGTGAGAGACTTGGGGTTGGGAGTGGCAATAGCTTGCTCCTATGTGGTTAGCTATTGCTTCAGGAGtagagagagaaatacacaatGGGAGACTGTGAAGCATCACTAACAATGAAGATTAAGGTTCTGATGGGGTGTTTGGACCCTGGCCCAAAGACCACATCTCTGgtaataactcatgagtgggccccagtgaaGCAAACTGTCTCTCCCTGCTACAGTAACAAGCTGACCCTGCAAGCATTTCCCTTGTACCCACAGAACTCTCTCTCACTGACTCCCTCAGTTACCGAACACATTCCAGAAATCAAAATATACATCCACTCCCCAATCCATTTTATCTAACAGGACATTGATTAGTAACAGACAGGATGGCCATGACCTTAGGTTCACTTAGTGATGCCTAAAAGCACATCCTTTAGTGGCCCCCTAGTGAACTCTTAAGTAAAACGCCAGAGCACTAAATACAAAATTTtcctgttcctttaagaactggcCACTCCTTAATCTACCCAGCCCTACCTACCACCTAATTGCATACTTGGCACACCATTCACTGACCTttttctatataagctttagccTCACCCCCATTAGGTTGCAAGTTCACTCAGGAGCTCCACCCACTTTATAAGCATCAAAATATACTTTTGACACTTGACTAGAAGGTGGATCAAGtccatgaattctttccagatgacACGGACCCTCCCCCATAGTTTTGGGGTTCCCTCAAACCTCATTAGTTCAATATTCTGAAGGGGTCTTGCAGTGGTAGGGAGGCCTGGGTTACTGCCCTTTGCTCTCTCCGACATCACCCCCCCGCCACGTGCAGCCAGATCCCCCCTGCCCAAAGTAGAAGCTGCTGGGCAGGGGATCTCAAAGTCTGACTTCTTCGTCTGTAAAGGTCAAGAATCTTAAGCTCAGGGGctgaaggtgacttgcccaaggtaacccaGGGAGCTCGTAGCAGAGAGGGAAACCAAACCTGGGTCTCTGATTCCAAGGCTTTGTCTTTAGGTCAaggaaaagatgaggagagaagcTTCACGAGAAGGGGGCCAAGCCAAACTGAGAAACTGGTGAAATGTTGCATGATTATCCAGCGGTCATTTGAACCTTCCATTTCATGAGAGCAGGCGCTAAAGTGAGGCTGGAAGCCGTGAACCCAGCGGGGGATGAAGAGGCATAGGCTGGTAGCTTGGGCTCAGAACGCCACCTCGTGGCTGAGGCTGAGATTGCACTCTGAATAGTCACACCTGCTCACCTGTGCTTGTCGCCCCACAAAGTTCTGGTTTCTTTCTGTTTGCACCaaggtcactttggcagctgtgtttactaccattttattttttgacacCGCATTCATTTCGGAATAGCCCCTTGTCCCCACTGAGCTTTCTTTCAAATAGaggtagaaaacaaaagaaaaaatggtctgGAAAACCTGTCAGACAGGGCCTCATTCCAAagcatatgcaacattccacatccatagccctcctcccccctcctaccAGAAGGGGCTGTCagccagagagagggaggagtcccTCGGATCAAGCTGCAATAACAAACTTTCGTGGCTCCCACCCTTCACCACTTCGGGTTTTGGGACTCCCTTTATTTTTAGGATATTTGGGACATTTAGCAACTGCACCCTTACCAATTTCCTTTGGCTCTGAAACACAGCAGGaaaattaagaggaaaagaaaaaccagcCAATTAGAAGTTATAAgttgataggatcatagacctagctCCAGAAGTGCCCATTAGTCCTACCTTACAAATCAGGGAACCGTATCCAAAAGGGGAGTGACAAGGTTAGAACAGACAGAAGAACtaggacttgaacacagatcctTGCACCACCTTTCCTGAACTCTTCTTGATAGACGGTGCTTTCTCCTAACTCAAGGTAACAGATGTCACTAGATCCACTGTCTTGATCTCCCTGGTtggcttttgggggggggggggtcctgacCGCCACAAGGTTGGTGAGCCAGTGTCTTGTGAAGACCTTTAGTGCCTTTAGCACTAGCCTAGCCTCACTCTTCAAGAAGAACTTGAGAGCCCCCTCCCCATGCTTTCACGGAGCAAATACTTCTTCTGTCCCCCTTGGTCTCATTCAGGAGGAGAATGTCCATGTGAATGTGCTTCAGGGCCTCCAGTGGAGTACATGTCATTAGGCTACCAGGAGTCAAGCTAACCTCTAAATAGCTGAGAATACTGGTGGGACTAGTGGGCAGATCCAGGCCCTCTCTCagccccatttctacccttcagCTCCCTTTTGGCAGAGGGCAGCAGCATGGAGTTGAAGTATTGGCTGAGGAATAGTGTCTGAGGGGGATCAATGAACCTTTGCCCACCTCCTGCTGGTATGGGGAGAGACTGGGTCTCTAGTACAAGATTATGTTTTTTTAGAAGagctggggagtggggagaagtcTCCCCCAATCATTCTTCAGGCATGCTGATTCTGGGGAAAGGATGGAAAGGATTtagtgctgggggtggggggggtgataTCCTGAGTCCCAGCCCCAGAAGTGAGTTGTACTGGTCCTTCAAAGGAGCAGGTTATATACATGAGAATGTCTTTTTGAGAGTTTCTTCCGCAGAAGATTCCTACACCTATGAAATCAaagagatggaggtggggggggggggggagacagggAGCTGTAATGCAATCATGGGAGGGTGGTGTGTGTgcctgtgagtgtgtgtgtgtgtttgggggtgaCACTCTAGCATCGGTGTGTGTCTCGGTGTGTGTGCGTgcgggtgtgagtgtgtgtgggggtgacGCTCGAGTGTctgagtgtgtatgtgtctgtgtgtgtgcttctttgtgtgtgtgtgtgtgtgtgtgtgtgtgtggtgacgCTAgagcatctgtgtgtgtgtctgtgagtgtgcatctgtgtgtgtggggTGACACTTGAACGTCCGTGcatgtgagtgtgcatgtgtgtttgtgtctgtgggTGTGGGTGATGCTCGAGTGTGTGTGAGCGGGGGTGTGTATGGGGGTGACGCTCgagcatctgtgtgtgtgtctacttgtgtctctgtgtgtgtgagcGCTCAAACACTCCACTAAAATAACAGAAACCCTGGAACCCAACCACTTTCGAGAGGTCTAGGCAGGGCGGTGGTGTTGGTCCGGGGGCAGGCAGCCCGGCCTCTGACACATGCGCGCTGTGTGACGCTGTcaaaattgcttaacctctgtttggcgGGCAGCTCTAGAGGCCTACGAGCAGCCGCTTTTCGTTGGTAGACCGCGGTTCCTCCCAGAGCGTTCGTTCCCATGCCAATGATTTCCCAAGTCCGGCCGGGGGCGGAGTGGGGAGGGCGATCCTGTGTCTGGGCTCTGGGCTGGCCGCCAGACGGGTGTGTGGGAATGGAGATGGCTCCGGGCTGTGCCCAGGGTTTCtgcgcccccacccccaccccatgccccaGGGCCAGTCTGTCATTTGCTGTTCTATATAGAGACCCATGCGGCTAGGCTGCAGCCTTATTAAAGGATTGGCCAGATCCTTCCTCGGAGTTGGGCTGCCTGAGTTCCTAAGGGAGATACGGGACTCGAACCCATGGATACGTCGTACCCCCGTGGGGAACATCTACCTATGACAGCCCGTGGCTCAGAGCCCAGCTCCGCTACCGTGATCCCCATGGGGGCCCCGCGCCCCCCGAGAGACCACTTGATTTGGTCCGTCTTCAACACTCTCTACTTGAATCTCTGCTGCTTGGGCTTCCTGGCCCTGGCCTATTCCATCAAGGTAGGGGGATGCGATGGGAGCATTCCGAGgtcggggagggagggaggaagggggagggcaaAAGGGGAGGGTAAGAGGCTTCCACCTGGCTGGCTACAGGGGAAAAACCCTTGCATGGGCATGTGGCactcgggggtgggggtggggagtaccATTCGACTAGTCTTCAGGAGGAGGGCCCCAGAGGTGTGCGGGGAGGGGCGGGGCTGGACACCGACCCTAGAAGGTAATAAGGGAGGGAAGAGGCTGGGAACCAGCTGGAGAACCCATGGAATGCCGTGTGTCCTCTTGGGAACACCTGAGGGGACAGCGAGAAGGCCAGTTTCATTGGAAAAGGCCAGTGTGAGAGCCTGGAATGCCTGAGGGAGCCAGACCGCGACAGGGCTTTCCATCAATCAGTCCACAAAGCGTTTATATGCCAGGCTGGATGTTAAGCTAGAGGTAGTTTTAAGGGGCGGAGGGAGGCAAAGAGCACTTCCCGCCCTCAGGGAACTCCtgttctaatggagaagatggcATGCAGCTCTCCAGGGACACACGAGATCTGGCcccaatgggggaagggaagggaggtcaCCTCAGAGCCGAGGATCACCTCAGGGCGGGGGGTGGTCACCTCAGGGCCGAAGGGTGTCATCTCAGAGACAGGGGTCACATCAGGATCGTGGGTCCATTTGATCTTAGAACAGGGCTTCGTCATCTTTTGTGTGTTGGGGTCTCCTCGGACAAGTCGGGAAAGTCAGTGAACcttttctttctcagaataacTAGTTTAAGTCATTGAACTTAGTGCAGACTGAAACAGGCATTTTGGAAACGTGGCCCATGAGGCAAGTTGTATCGCTTGAGGGTGCGTAGTCGTTACAAGGGGtttgctctcttctctcctcccaaagGAGTCTGGAAATGAGAgtcaaagaaaagatttttaaatggaaaaaaaattaaacgcattcccttccccccttcaagaACTctaggggcaatagggagccactgggttTTCCTGAGTGCAGCGTGAGTGACTTAATGCATTTTCCCCGGGGGCGGATGGCCAGGACCCTCAGCTGGGGTGAAGTCTCCCGAGCGCCAGGCTACAAGGAGTGTTTCATGATTTATCCCTGCCCCAGGCCCGGGACCAGAAGGTGGCTGGGGATCTGGAAGCGGCGCAGCGCTTTGGATCCAAGGCCAAATGCTATAACATCCTGGCGACCGTGTGGACGCTGCTGCTGCCCTTGCTGCTCGTGGCCCTGGTGGTGACTGGAGCCCTACACCTGTCCCGCCTGGCCCAGGGCTCCATGAGCTACTTCAGCGTCAAGTTCAACGAGGCGGATTACGACTGACTCTGCGCCAGACACTTTTACTCTTGCTTTTACTCTTTTACTTTTACTCTTGCGCCACCCCCCGCCCCCGACACATCCACTCCCACTCATCCTCTCCAGACGTTCACATCCACGCCCACCCAAACCCTCAAGAcgccctactccccaccccctctgACTCCTCTCCAAGCAGCCTCGGTGTCTAGGCTCCTGATGATCCCTCAAGCCgtgtctggggtggggaggaaggcagCCCCTCAGGCTTCTCGATTTCTTCCCGGCCAATGGTCTCCCTCGTAttccatccctccccctccccaccccttagcTGTCTCAAGGTGCTCACCTTCTCACAAGTTCCTGAGCCCTTCTCCTGCAGGGAGCCTGGGCGGAGCCAATTTGAAGCCAGTCCCcagctcccttcccctttcctcaacGTCCCCAGCACCACATTGTGTGTCTCCTCTCCATGCCCCGCAGCCAGACTCTCCATGACTCGGATCATACGCCAGTCAATCACTCCAGCTTCACGTCTCACTTCCCGGGCCAGCGCGGCTCCCTGCGTTTCCATAGACGGCTTTACGATAGCCTCTGCTCCGGGTTCAGAGGCCTCTCGTGGGTGCTCTGGGGCCACTAAAGTGGGTGTGGGTGAATGCGTGTGTGCTCGTGGCAGTGTGCGTTCCCGGCTAGACGGGATGGTgaggaggagtgtgtgtgtgtgagcgcgtgcagaggcgggggtgggggggtgtcagAGCATGTGTGTGCCTATGAGAGTATGCGCGCTCGGTCGGTCACCGAGAATCAGGGACTGAGCGTAGGACTAGAACCAAAGCCCAATGGGTGAGGACCTGACTTCTGACTGCGTGTCACTTTAAGACATTGGAACCCTAGGCTTCTGTCCGGCTCCAGCTGGCCTCCAGCCGGGATAGAAGGGCTGGGGGTGGCGAGGGGAAAGGTCCTTTTGCGTTCACCCGCTTTTGTCTCTCAGTTGAGGAGGGAGGATCGGCCAGCTCCCACCCTTAGTGGGCGTGCCGGCCCTCACTCGGCTCCCTGGGTGGGGTCAGGCCTTTGCAAGCCGCATTCGATTCCCTGGAGgctccttcctcctcctgttccccaGCCATTCCTTCACACTTACTGCAGGAGAGGACCGCATTGAAGCCAGAACCCAGAACCCAGAACCCAGACAGCCAGCCCTGGGGCTGGCAGTATGTGCCCGAGCCCCTCCTGGGGACCCTCTGCCGACCCTAATTACAGGGTGGTGCCCACTCTCATTCCCCATTCGGTCCCAAATGCTGCCTGTGGAGGGAAGCCACCACACCCAGGGCAGATTTGTCTGGTTGTTGGAGTAGGGAGGGAACCGGAGCTAGCACTGCCTCCGCTCCCCTCTGGAGGCTCCTAGGAGCTGCCTACTCTGGTGATACTCACTCCCCTAAGGCACCATGGCCTCAGGCCCCATTAGAGTTGGTTTTCTCCAGCCTCTTCCCAGAACTGAGCAGATTCAGACACTGTGACCCCCTCTGGACGCTTCCCCTGCTCCTGGCCCCCTCCCTGTTggatcttcctcagtttcctttgccagCTTACTGCCCACAC
Proteins encoded in this window:
- the LOC118854310 gene encoding interferon-induced transmembrane protein 5-like, which gives rise to MDTSYPRGEHLPMTARGSEPSSATVIPMGAPRPPRDHLIWSVFNTLYLNLCCLGFLALAYSIKARDQKVAGDLEAAQRFGSKAKCYNILATVWTLLLPLLLVALVVTGALHLSRLAQGSMSYFSVKFNEADYD